DNA sequence from the Alosa alosa isolate M-15738 ecotype Scorff River chromosome 2, AALO_Geno_1.1, whole genome shotgun sequence genome:
CACATTGACGTTCATAATAAGAAGGGGAACACTCCTCTATGGCTCGCTGCGAATGGCGGCCATTTTGATGTGGTCCAGCTGCTAGAGCAGTCAGGTGCTGATGTCGACGCTGCAGACAACCGCAAAATCACCCCCCTCATGGCCGCTTTCCGCAAGGTGAGACTTGTATGGCACGTTCATCGACTCATCTCTGGTACCACCACAAAGCTGTAGCTAAGTGGAATTATGTACACATTGAACTGAGCATTGATGCTATCTCAAATTATGTATGGCCACACTGCCACCTAGCTGTAGTCTCATTTTCATGTTGATCTCATTTTCAGGGCCATGTGAAAGTTGTGCAATACTTGGTGAAGGAGGTGAACCAGTTCCCCTCTGACATAGAGTGCATGAGATACATCGCCACAATTGCGGATAAGGTATATACATACGGTCATTGTATTCATCCCTACATTCCCCTCTCATAGTTTCCTACATACATTGTGCCGTATAATAGTGGAGTTTGTAAAGGGGGCCCTGGGGATGTTGTGTGCTCTGGGCTGCTGGGATTGGCTGTAAACCGGCCTGCTTTCCACGTTGCAGGAGCTGCTGAAGAAATGCCACCAGTGCATGGAGACCATCGTCAAAGCAAAGGACCAACAGGCGGCAGAGGCCAACAAGAACGCCTGTATCCTCCTCAAAGAGCTCGACCTGGAGAAAGTAAGTGTTTGCAGACTCCTAGCCTAAGAACTAGGCTAAAACCCTTGGAAGTCTTTTTTTGAGTCATTTTTAGGCTCCATTGAAAATGTGGTATTGgagtttaaaggttgtatcagcgattgcagtcccaaaaaaggcccaaacataaatgatcattcatctaatctttcctaacgatctgcTAGCTGCCCGCCCCATAACCAGGCTGTCAAAAAAACTTGCACACAAAAACCAACAAGTGTTAGCAAAATGgcaaggcaaaataaagtgttccaaccaataaccgtcGAGATgcacgttcaggagagtttcagttgcacgggagggagcgggagggagtagcgagctaggtctctgttttgtttgaacgtcaacagaacattaccccgccatcgctgatacaacctttaatggtTCTCTCATTTGTGGTATGTAGTCCCGCGAGGAGAGTAAGAAGCAGGCCCTGATTGCAAAGCGAGAGAAGCGCAAGGAGAAGcgcaagaagaagaaggaggagcagaagaggaagatggaggaggaggaggccaaaGTGAAGGAGACCTTTGACGTGCAGGACGAGGAGAAAGATTCCGCAGAAGGTTCGTAGCTTTTTCCTTCTCACACAGGGCGGTCTTCCAAAAGGAAGCAAAACCCAACAGTTCAGAGTATGTACAGCAATTCTGAAGAGACCTAAAAGATCAACTAGAAAACTTACATCTGCAAATCAGAGGAGATGCAACAAAATTGTGATGCATGTAGAAACACAATCTGTTCCATCATCTTTCTCAGGGCCATTTTCCACCATTGCCCTGAAACTTCTTTTCAATGTGTTTTGCTTAAATGTTTATTGCTAGGTTGCCAAATCGTCTGTCAGCCCTTTCTTTTTGTAATGTTGCTTGATGCGTCATGTGCCTGTCATAATCTGTTGCAGTGGTTGCTACTGTTTGGTGCCTTGTTCTGATTTTAATCAGTGCTGTGTTTTCCATCTCTCTGCAGAGGCGGAGGTGCCCATCGAGCCCCCcagtgccaccaccaccaccaccattggCATCTCTGCCACCTCTCCCACCTTCACCTCCGCTTTTGGCAAGAAGCGCGCCAGCCTGACCACCATGCCCAGCGCCGGCCgcaagaacaagaacaagaagtTGAAGGAGGCACCCGGCGCTGTTAACGAGCCCATCATCCTCCAGGACCCGCAGGTGGCCCTGGCGCAGCAAAAGGCCGACAAAAACAAGATCAACGGCGAGCCTCGGGGCGGCGGGGCACCGGGCGGCACCAGCGACTCGGACAACTTGGACAGCGGCGACTGCAACAGCGagagcagcagtggcagcgGCGGAAGTAAGAGCCATGAGCTCAGCGACGTCCCCTCGTCCtcgttctcctcctcctcctcatcctcttcttcctcctcctccgctcctCCTGGTCCGGCCAAGATGCAGTCTCCACCGGAGAAGCACCATGGCCTGACCATGCAGATCTCTAGAGAGGAGAAGGTCACCCCGTCTAAGCCACATAGGTAAGGCTTGTTGGCCTAGTTTACTCTACATAGAGTTGTCAAATCTGAAGCATTGGTAGCACTACAAAACATCAGTGAGTCTTAAGCTGATGATGCACAAGGCAGCCTTTTGAGCAATGCTGCGGGGCAGCGTTGTTGTTCTGGCACATTCCCATTGATATTGGGCAATAACTGTTTTCTAGAGAACCTGAATCATCAGTAGCCACATTGTTATGGGTTTTTTTGGTTGCCAGGCAACAATGCTCAAAAAGTTGCTCCAGGTATCATTACCTTTTATTTAGACCATAAAATTAACTGATTGAAGCACAAGCCTagtgatgcacgatatatcggccgccgatataatATCGGCCGATATGGTCATTTTTTTACACATCGGTATCGGTCCGATGTCAAAATAGGGCCGATGTGAACAGGCCGATAATCATTCCTGTGTATTTGACGTGTGTGTAGCGATCCAAGCGTGTTATCTGTCTACACTGAATCCGTTAAATATGCCTTTCTATTGCATCATATTTCTTATTTAAAATAGCAGGGCAACAAGACTGACAGAAAGACGACACTGGGCATCTGACAAAAGTTCTTTCAAAACGTTGGGTTGTATCGCGCTGCTCGCGTTGCTTGCAGTCAAGTTGATGGCTGGCTTGCATGTCATGTCACGCCTAGCACTACATCTCTCGCGGTAGGCTAAATATAACTGTGTATCAGGCAGAATGTAGTTATATGGTCGTAATAGGAATTtaatagggctgtaacgatatgcgatTCAAAACTGAAATCGCAAACACTCATATCCACAAACCTGTGTCGattgtgaaaaggcagaaccgacacaccctttctagtgtctagcagtgctttgcagcttacgcggcCGCATAAACaacacatctcccgctttacttggcggtagcctacgttgctttcattgtagactttaccaaacagtataaaCCCCCTGTTAACCTTTCCTGCTTTGTTTCAGACCGTAGTCAGAAACGCAGGGAAGATTCGTTATTCGAGGGCCGATGTTATAAGATAGAATAACGTCGGGGTCACGGTCCCATTTCTGATGAGCAAAATACACGCTGAACTTTATGGAGTTTTATTTCGGACAGTAACACCGCTCACACTGTGTACAGACTCCAACTTGAACTTCCACACTCTCTGCTCcagtcacatacatacacttccTCACTCTATCTGCCTCGTTCCcagcttcccacacacacacacacacacacacacacacacacacacacacacacacacacacacacagagctctcttaaaggagccgcaacaccattttacaacctctctttgccccgctctctctcgctcactcaatGGACACGCGCGACTCGGCCAACgcaatccaaataaaacattacaatCGTTGAAAGCAAGGACTCATAGAAggcgactagctaaattactattaaatctgcttagcaacattagcatgctgcacatatttgtttaaaactcttggtttcaagttgactgatcatctcaataccaatgtttcccaaaagtgcCTGTACCAAGGAAAACAAGTATTACCTTTAAACTTAAACACatatggggaaactgaacagtccaatcagtagactatgataagctagccaactatgctactttgtttacaatatttccaggcttcaaccacacagctgaattaaagagggagagttgtaatataaatagtaggcctatagtgtgccatacctataggctaatctgcataaagtgctgtcataaatatcagacattcagtattctctctttctctcaggatataaaataatacagatatattctattatattgtaatcctctggtgttctaaggtaggctattgaaacgttatttaaaaaaatgcattttggaaaATAGCTCTTTATTTGATTATCATAAGAATGTGTTTTCTATACAGATATATCGACATCGGtaaatatcggtatcggccataaCAGCAAAattaatatcggttatcggtatcggccacaatttTCACATCGGTGCATCACTACACAAGCCCATTGGGGAATATGGTGTTGGGCATAGTGTCAGCCTGTCACTGTATAAACATGACACTATATTTCCCCAGGGTCTATGATGTGGAGTCTCACAGTTCTTCGTTCTCATCTGTGAAGACAAACTCACTGCCCATCACCTCACCAAACAACAAGATGAACCTCACCAGCCCCAAAAGGGGTCAGAAGCGAGAGGACGGATGGAAAGAAGTTGTCCGCAGGTAAGCTGAGAACGATTATGGTGGAAAATAATAACGTACAAAGTAGTTTTGCTCTCAAAAAAAGAACGTAGTATAGAGAACATGTAGTAACATGCTAAAGTTAGTTGATCTCTAGTTCAGGTGTATGGTTGTTGCATACATAAAAATATAGATTTCTTTTGGAAATTAGTCTTGGCAGAACAGATTCTTTtgagtgatgtgatgtgatgtgatgtgatgtgatgtgatgtgatgtgatgtgatggctGTCAAACTCAGTAATTGATGAACTGTCCTGACAGTTGCTCTGTCTCCAGATCGAAGAAGCTCTCGGTCCCGGCCTCTGTGGTCTCCCGTATCATGGGCAGAGGAGGCTGCAACGTCACGGCCATCCAGGACGTGACGGGTGCGCACATCGACGTGGacaaacagaaggacaagaACGGGGAGAGAATGATCACAATCAGGTGAAAATCCACCATATTtctatcactctttctttccttttttaaaGCATTTGTTGTGACTGCCATTATTCCGCCTTACGAATTGGAATAAGACTATGAGCATGTGCAGGGAATGGTTAATGTTGTTCTGATGCATCCTTGGGTTTCTTGAAAGGCTCTGTGtgaatatagaccctttcaacaaggtaaacacaaacaatgcttgaacattctatttgggccccaatctacttcctctgcattaagataacatatagATCATATAGAACTCTCTTGAACATATAGATCATATAGAACTCTCTCGAAAGGGTCCATAATGATTATAATTATTATGGTTTCTGTTTCTCTAGGGGAGGCACAGAGTCCACTCGACATGCCGTGCAGCTGATCAATGCCTTGATCCAGGACCCAGCCAAGGAGCTGGAGGACTTGATCCCACGCAATCACATTCGGCAACCCGGCACGAGCACCCGGATGGGCTCAACGCACACCACCTCCACAGCCTCCAGCACCACCGTGGCCAGCTCCAGGGGGCTACCCCCTGCCGTGCCGCCCTCTGCCTTGTCCTTCCAGTCCGCGGCTGCTGCCAGTGCCCAGCAAGGGGGCAAACTGGGGAAGAACATGTCGTCGGCGCCAGGCGTGCGGCCTCCCTTCGTCTCCCTGCCCCTAGCCTACACGCACCCCCAGCTGGCTCTGCTGGCCATGCAGCAGATCCGCCACCCGCGGCTGCCCATGGCGCAGTTCGGCGGCACCTTCACGCCCTCGCCCAACACGTGGGGCCCGTTCCCGGTGCGCCCTGTGAGCCCGGGGAGCGCTAGTGGCTCGCCCAAACACAACGGCGGCGTTGGCACGACCGCTCCTCGGCCCTCGCCAGTTGGCAGCGCCCACCCTGAGCACGCGTCTCCCTCCGCCGGCGCCGCCCCCACCACGCCCATCTCCATGGCCCCTCCGCTTACGTCTGCTGCCCCtggcacacacacgccctcCTCCGCCAGGAAGCAGCTTTTCGCCGAGCCCAAGGTTGGGTCCGCTCAGCCGTCTGCGGCTATAGCCCCGGCCCAGCATCCCGCCACGCCTGTGACCTTCGCCCCAACCGTGCGCAGGACCCCGCCACTCCCTCCAGCCTCCTTCACCTCCCCtgcgcagcagcagcaacagcagcagcaacaacaacaacaacaacagcaccagcagcaacaacaacaacaacagcagcagcagcagcagcaacaacaacaacaacagcagcagcagcagcagcagcaacagcacacACCCAGCAAGATGGAGCCCACTTTCTCCAACGGCAAGGACAAGCCCCTGGTCGAGCTGTCCACGGCCGCTGCCTCCACCCAACCTGAGGGCCCCGTCGCCGCGGCGCCCCTACGGTCCTCCCCGACGCCCCAGCCCACCCAGGGAGACGTCCGGCAGCAGATGCCCTCGGGTTTCTCGGCTGGCGACTCCGGTGCTGTCGCTGTCTCCCAGGCCTGTGCTCCGCTGCCAGTCTCTCGGCCCTTGCCCACCAGCAACCATAACAGCCTCCACACCAACATCAGTGGTACCGTGTCTCATTACACCACATCTGCGCCTGGCGCATCGCATCGTGTGCAGAACGCCGCCTCCGTCTACCCCATCGGCGCCGGAGTGCCCATGCAGGAGCAGCAGGCCGTGTTTGTACCCCCTGGCCCCCCACAGGAGCTGCACAAGCCTCAGCCCAACCAGTCCCCCATTCGCATGGCGCCACCTCCTCTGCCCACCTCCACCCACAATGTGGGCATGATGAACGGCTCCCACATGCACCCCCATGGAGCCAAAGCCCAGATGCCGCCCAACTTCGGCCCCAACAACCTCTTCAATCACTTTGGGAGCATCTTCGAGAGCAATCAGGTGGGCCACAACCAGGTGTGGGGAGGCTGCCAGCTGCCCAACCGGACCCCTCCGGAGCAGACCTACAACGCCCCGCCCGCCTATGTGGACGATGCCGGACAGCTGGACGGTGTCATGAACCAGGGCGACAACTCCAAGGCGCCAGGCTACCGTTGTGCCCCTCAGAAGATGGCCACACACAGCCCCATTGGTGAGAAATGTTACCACCCCCCACTCTTAAAATGAAACCTCTGTTGGTAAATTGCAATTCCACATTACTGCAAAAAAGATCATATTGCTCATATTCTGCTGTAGATTTGATCACATCTTAAGTGTAATCACATCATTTCAGTAAAAGCCAGTTCTCAATTTCAGTATCCATCTTAAAATATCATCCTTGATAACAGCCTTTTTGATTAAACCAGAATTTTCGTATTAGATCTTAGACTTTTGCTGTTTTGAAATGTACGCTCGCATATAAATGTATCTCAGTGGTGGAGTGCACACTGAACACGTGACGTGCCTTGTGTGTCCACTCAGGAATGCACCATGTGGATCCCACGGGCAACTCGGGCATGTCGTCCTCCACGGCGCTCACCAGCTTCACCACGAGCATCACGGGCAGCCCTGTGTTCCTGCAGGGCTCGGCCCCGGTGGGCCCCCCCTCCTTCAGCCGCCAGCACTTCTCCCCCCTGCCCTGGGGCGCCTCGTCCTCCTGCAAGAGAATCAGAGGCAAGGGCATCCATCCGTTCATCTGTCCATTCATTTGTCCTTGTTATCTAGTCAtttattcatccatccatccatccatccatcattaACCTCCCTAATGGAACAGTAGCCCAGAGAAATGCCTCCCAAAGTGCCTATCGGGCCACCGTAAGTCCCAGTGAGTCACCACGTGCTCTCTTGTCTCCGTGTTCCCCATTAGGTGAGTCTCCAGTGCCCTCCGTGTCCACGGGGAACGCGTCTCCTCACTGCACGGCCGCCGTCATGCCGCAGATCCAGGCGAAGGCCATCAGCAGTGCCAGCCAGCAGGACCGTAAAGTGCCCCCGCCCATCGGGACGGAGCGTCTGGCCCGCATACGGCAGACCGGCTCGGTCAACCATACCATCCTGCCCGCCAGCTACACGTCAAATGTAGGGCAGGGAGGCATCTGGTCCTTTGGTGTGGGAAGCGCCACTggtgagttaaaaaaaaaaaaaagacagattgaTAGACGGTCGTTCACTCGACCGTAAGTTTTGGTTTTAGTACAGTTTAGTGTAGGGGTGGTTAATAGGGACACTGAGCTTCAGTTATGCCAGAATTTTGTCCTTTGCCTGTCATTTAAATGAGTCCTTGGTATTCCAGCAGATAGTGGGTAGTGTGTTCTGATGTGGCGTCTTTCTGGTGTGTTCTCCTCTGCAGAGCCCATGGCTGGGTGGTCCCAGCCGCTGATGGGAGGGCACATGATGCCCCAGCAGCTGGCTGACCAGTCCGCCTTCTCCCAGCACCAGGCCATGGAGCGTGACGACACGGGCATCGTGGCCCCATCCAACACCTTCCACCAGCCCGTGCCCACCAACTACATGGATTTCCCCAAGGTTCGACAGCACCGCCGGCCTCCAACTAATATGTTtacttagcagacacttttatccaaagtgatttaGAATATAATAACATGATAGCAATAAACAATTACCACAGACTCTCCTGTTGATTTTCACCGATTCTTCTGGCTTTGGTGTCTCGCTAGGGTTTGCCCATGTCTGTGTACGGCAACACGATGATGCCCCCTCACCCCCCGTTGGCAGAGGCCCCAGGGGGCCCCATGTACAATGGTCTGCATGCCGCCGACCCTGCGTGGAACCCTATTCTCAAAGTGGTGCCCAACTCGGCCGAGAACTCCGATCCTCAGCAGGTAGGAGCTTTGGACCCACAGAGCTTGGTATGATAAAGCAAGCTATTGTTTTCTCTCTGCAAGCATTCCCTACTGTGTTTGCGCAGTTAAGCAGTGCCACAGAGCATGTGGTTTAATACCAATATATCACTCATAGTTAGATGCCATTTTATTGAAAGCAATGGTCTTTGTAGCCCAATTCAATATCAGTTGTGGTTTGATTGTGGATGCTGTTTTTCTGATGAGATCTTGTCATTGCAGGTCTGGACCGGCACCTGGGCTCCTCATGTTGGAAGTGTACACCTGAATCATGTCAACTAAACACAAACCTAGCTGGTAAATAGTAGGACCAGTGAGAGGAAAgtaggaaaaagaaaagaattaaATTAGAAAAACAAGATTTACTCAGTGACTGAAGACTTTAACCTAAGCGTATCCCCAAATTGCAAAATTAtactttaaaaatggacttAGACACCTTTTGATGTGCCTGActgaaaaaaagagacagacagaaagacggAAAGGAGAAAATAACCTCTGGCGTGGGCTTTAAAGCATTTACTCTTGTCTATGAACAAACCAACTGCCTGTTTAACAGGATACATTCTCTGCATAGTATAGCCATTTTGAGATAAGAAGCCCACGTATAGTGGGGCTGGAGGGCTCAGTAGGTCTGTGCACTATTTATACCTAGCCATGACCTAGATGATTACTCACAGAGAGAAATCAGACCTTTAGAAAGGTAAATACATGTATAATTGTTTACATACTGAAAAAAGGGTTAAAAAATGAGAGTAAATTTCATGTCGTATAGTGGCTCTACTTTATGTAGCCTGTATTAATGTGAAATATTTACCTTAATATTCAATAAAGATGTTCATTAAGATATTCAGTAACACCAGCTGTCTTTGCTGTCattggggggaaaaaatcatACGCTCTGCTGGTTAATGGGTTTTTGGGGTGTTTTATTTTGTGTCTGTACTTGTTTTTGGTCAGTGGGGCAATAGATGGATTAGATGGCCAGAGTTTAGTGTGACAGCCGCATGCATAGGGCAAGAGGTTTCACTTTGTTGGACCGTAAAGGAAGAGACTTCCAACACATCTAATAAATACTCTATAGCTATTTGTCTGTATATTACTATATAATCTAGATATCTATATATGCATACTATCCCATTTAAAGTGATTCAAGCCAAGCTAGGTGTACCAAATAATCAACTTTAAAAAACTGTGGTCACTGTACTGTTTGTCTGTATTAAATACGCTACAAGTCTGTTTCTTTAGTTTGTCTGAAGAACTCGCTCTTTGATGGGCAGTGATGAAATTGACAAGTACCAGGGGGGTAtgccaagtacgtggtttagtggcaaacctgggtaagttgactaagagtaagtggtaaacctcctacaacaagagccctatggcattgttttggtaggagaatgaagccatacagctcttctattaggaggtttacccctTACTGAGTTAACTTAACCCAGGTtagtcactaaaccacgtacttggaatacccccctggtctGTTGGTTGTACAGTTACTGTACCTTGATATTCATACTTCATAAGTAACTTGTCTGTAACAGATGGATTACTATAACTTAATGTGATATGCCTGACAGATTTGCAAAATGTCAAAGGTCTGTTTGAGAGCCTTAACACATTTAACCTTCACTGGGAGTGAACAGGAAGTCCGTTGCAGCGGCTGGCAACACTGTTTTACAGTGTCATAACACTACTATGAGTTGCAGAACCTGAAACCTATTGATGTAACATCCAACCCTGAAGTGAGCCATTTATTATACAAAGCCAAAAAAATGGGTGCAGTCAACATTTCCTTGCCACGATTAAGCGGTCACGAGTTTATAAAAAGTCTTGTAGATTACTGTATGTAGTGCATTAATACTACGTGGCACGGTGATCATTAACAACAGTATGTGGTGGCTTGTTGAAACTGATGTGCAGAATGGTGTGCAGTACAAGGATGTTTACACACCAGatacaagcacgatacacaaacaaTGACCTCACTCAACAGACGATTGCGACACCACACATAGCCCCGCCCCTTAACTCTGTTTTCCTATATCTCTGGCACGTGGTCTTCTCTGCACATGAAGCAGCGTCTCTGCATCATACGTTCCCTGTGAGTAAAGCACGGCTCTTCAACTCCTAAGGTTTTTTTGGTGGTAGGGTTTAGTCGTGTTGAAGAACAGCATTTATTCATAACAGCTAAGACGTAGTTCTGAAGATTCCTTCACATCTTAGCTCAAAAATGTACTCCAACGGCACCGTTGTGTCAAGCTGTCCTATTCCAAGTCGAGTAGTGCCCCCAGAAAACTGGACACAGCTGCCAGAGCCTTTGGGTCAGACTCCCGGAGGAACTCTCTTCTCCACGACACCTGGAGGTAAGTTAAGTGACACTGAAGAGTGCCATCAGTCTTATGAGAAACTTTAACGTTAGTTTAACGTATTTCGCCATTCTCCCTGGCGGGCCTAACAATGATTTGCAAGCAGAAGGCTGTAGGACTTAAAGTAATTTCAAACTGTGATAAGCCAGAGAACTGAAATTGAGCATTTGTTGAGAATGTTCTTTTTAGATTGAGGCTGCAGACACGATTAATCAAAGTACACAAGATCTTTTTTTGCTAATGCTATCGTGCAGCCTTCAGTTTCACTTCAGCTAGAAAGGGGAAGTTTTGCATTAATGTGATGACGTGTCACACGTATAAATTGTCATTGGAAGTAATACTTAGCATCAAAGTATCATATCTTGTGGTGTAACAACTTTGCCGTGATATACAATGTGTGGATTTGTGAATAGGAATTCCGATTTGAAAAGCAGATGAACTGCAGACAAACTGTCACCTGATCAGACATTCTCTATTTGCTTTAGCCATCTACTGCAATTAATTCTGTGCTcaggcaaaaaaaataaaaaacaaaaaaacaattcccAACAGGAACCAGAATTATCTATGACCGGAAGTTCCTGCTGCACTGTAGGAACTCTCCACTGGCACGCACCCCTCCTTCCTGTTTACCCCAGATACCTGGGGTCACCATGCCCACGCAGCACCCCATGGGGAAACTGGAAGAACAGGATGAAAGCGGCAAAGACGTCGCAGGTGAGACTGCTTCTCCCTCTACCATCCAGCAGCCTCACAGACACCTGACTGCTCTCACACATGTTCAGGCACATAGGTGTCAGATTAGTGTGTATGTGGACGTGAAAGACTTGTTAAACCACAGCCTTAGGCAGAAACCTCAAGCATTGATTTTTAagtccacatttttttttttggcccgTGCAAATAAATGAATTCTTAGAAGACCTAGTAGGCATATGAGCACATGGCAAGTTTCAAGGTTGACTGAGCAGTGTAATCAGTGAGAAAGGTAAACAGAGATACATCTGATTTGCTTGATTGGCAAAGCTCCCATTTCTCACATGAGGAATGACTCATTTGGCaatgtgtttgttgtatgtTCTGAGGAGGAATGTCTCAGTGACCTGGGCTAACTGGATGAAGTTCTGAGAGTCCTGATCCtccactttttttctctttctac
Encoded proteins:
- the LOC125291309 gene encoding eukaryotic translation initiation factor 4E-binding protein 3-like, producing the protein MYSNGTVVSSCPIPSRVVPPENWTQLPEPLGQTPGGTLFSTTPGGTRIIYDRKFLLHCRNSPLARTPPSCLPQIPGVTMPTQHPMGKLEEQDESGKDVAADDSQFVMDM